Proteins encoded within one genomic window of Rhizobium acidisoli:
- a CDS encoding glycerophosphodiester phosphodiesterase, which translates to MQMTRLLDAQGLEISHEGHRTRLKWHRLRKRFADPLFSAEVMAEGFAAGASMELDLRVRADGGFVVLHDEELDGETTGHGPIAKKTIGDLGDIRMKEGDRPLILSEDLAAMMQSTHPAALLQFDMKDEYEATGTRGIEHLATHFRDIAASVIVSAGSLDLIVAVKEKLPHLLRGIDPTDKLYNIWQASGWKAVEMELRADLRGPTEPDTIYLHWRLILDAAREGLDMIALCQDEGKRVDAWTFTLKHPEVGFSDEEWRNFQALMALKPDQITTDEAPATERAWKLRMAE; encoded by the coding sequence ATGCAGATGACGAGATTGCTGGATGCGCAGGGCCTGGAGATTTCGCATGAGGGACATCGCACCCGCCTGAAATGGCACCGGCTGCGCAAGCGGTTTGCCGATCCGCTGTTCTCCGCCGAAGTGATGGCGGAGGGTTTTGCAGCCGGCGCCTCGATGGAACTCGATCTGCGGGTGCGTGCCGATGGCGGCTTCGTCGTCCTGCATGATGAAGAGCTCGACGGTGAAACCACAGGACATGGGCCGATCGCCAAAAAGACCATCGGCGATCTCGGCGATATCAGGATGAAAGAGGGCGACCGGCCGCTGATCCTCAGCGAGGATCTCGCCGCCATGATGCAATCGACGCATCCGGCCGCATTGCTGCAGTTCGACATGAAGGATGAATATGAGGCGACCGGCACCAGGGGCATCGAGCACCTTGCGACGCATTTCCGCGATATCGCCGCCTCGGTGATCGTCAGCGCCGGCAGTCTCGACCTCATCGTGGCGGTCAAGGAGAAGCTTCCGCATCTCCTGCGCGGCATTGATCCCACAGACAAGCTCTACAATATCTGGCAGGCCAGCGGCTGGAAGGCGGTGGAGATGGAATTGCGGGCCGACCTGCGCGGCCCGACCGAACCGGACACGATCTATCTCCACTGGCGGCTGATCCTTGATGCCGCCAGGGAAGGTCTCGATATGATCGCGCTCTGCCAGGACGAGGGCAAACGCGTCGATGCCTGGACCTTTACCCTGAAGCATCCCGAGGTCGGTTTCAGCGACGAGGAATGGCGGAACTTTCAGGCGCTGATGGCCCTGAAGCCGGATCAGATCACCACCGACGAGGCGCCGGCGACCGAACGCGCCTGGAAGCTCCGCATGGCGGAGTGA
- a CDS encoding GGDEF domain-containing protein — MLVCDMQVIDTLAFTQQADSSLQKAWHFGCTGRSLEALTLAGEILADARARGDDRLAARCDTDIAWYCFQTGKAELGLTHVRRAVDFWKSTGEPAEEAYARAYFGWLLLEMGLPEEAIEEATRALDLADRIADPKAQSLATNVIGIIFWYNKQPDRAILMSERSVELARSIGDKTYECWWLVNLGGAHSEGGYIAQALGQPEEGRRMLTRALELTDQALDLAIELGDSWAARICLGNNADYYSHLGEHDKAVRCMERYQLFQENSYVRDRQQFLYTLGQIYNNHGKFEEARSVLIEAMESIGEGGSFDSYIQIYFYLSQAHEGLGQFDLALEAHKKYHQAYLQNSAERTQQRARLAEIYYETKRLKEVAETEAKRADTLEASYQKLQEETDILANAVYLDALTGLYNRKYLDSRFKELTSEKRPYSIAMLDVDHFKSVNDNFSHMIGDQVLSAIGTILRKQLRITDQAIRFGGEEFVVLLAGTPRGAADVCERLRTAVEQWNWSEICNGLRVTISIGVAGTLSANSPTEILASADQNLYTAKKTGRNRVVA, encoded by the coding sequence ATGTTGGTGTGCGATATGCAAGTTATTGATACTTTAGCATTTACTCAACAGGCAGATTCCAGCTTACAGAAAGCGTGGCATTTTGGGTGTACGGGCCGTTCGCTCGAGGCACTCACGCTAGCCGGCGAAATTCTTGCCGATGCCAGGGCGCGGGGCGACGACCGGCTCGCCGCTCGATGCGATACGGACATTGCCTGGTACTGTTTTCAAACCGGCAAGGCCGAACTGGGGCTGACGCATGTCCGCCGGGCGGTGGACTTCTGGAAATCAACCGGCGAGCCGGCCGAGGAAGCCTATGCTCGGGCCTATTTCGGATGGTTGCTGCTGGAAATGGGCCTGCCCGAGGAAGCGATCGAAGAGGCCACGCGGGCGCTGGACCTGGCCGACAGGATCGCAGACCCGAAGGCGCAAAGCCTCGCCACCAACGTCATTGGAATTATCTTCTGGTACAACAAGCAGCCCGACCGGGCCATCCTGATGAGCGAGCGGTCCGTCGAGCTCGCCAGATCGATCGGTGACAAGACCTATGAATGCTGGTGGCTCGTCAATCTTGGCGGCGCCCATTCGGAAGGCGGATATATTGCACAAGCGCTCGGCCAGCCGGAAGAGGGGCGCCGGATGCTGACGAGAGCGCTTGAGCTGACCGATCAGGCGCTCGATCTCGCCATTGAACTCGGCGACAGCTGGGCTGCGCGCATCTGCCTCGGCAACAACGCCGATTATTACAGCCACCTGGGCGAACACGACAAAGCGGTCCGGTGCATGGAGCGCTATCAGCTGTTTCAGGAAAACAGCTATGTCAGAGACCGGCAGCAATTTCTCTACACGCTCGGCCAGATCTACAATAATCACGGAAAATTCGAGGAAGCCCGATCGGTGCTCATCGAAGCGATGGAGTCGATCGGCGAGGGCGGCAGTTTCGATTCCTATATCCAGATCTATTTTTATCTGTCGCAGGCCCATGAAGGGCTGGGGCAGTTCGACCTGGCGCTGGAGGCTCACAAGAAATACCACCAGGCCTATCTGCAGAACAGTGCCGAGAGAACCCAACAGCGCGCACGTCTGGCCGAAATCTATTATGAAACCAAGCGGTTGAAGGAAGTTGCCGAAACCGAGGCGAAACGCGCCGATACGCTGGAGGCTTCCTATCAGAAACTGCAGGAAGAAACCGATATTCTTGCCAATGCCGTCTATCTGGATGCATTGACCGGACTTTATAACCGCAAATATCTCGACAGCCGCTTCAAGGAGCTGACGTCAGAGAAACGTCCCTATTCCATCGCGATGCTGGATGTCGATCACTTCAAGTCGGTCAATGACAATTTCTCTCACATGATCGGCGACCAGGTTCTAAGCGCCATCGGAACCATATTGCGCAAACAGCTCAGGATTACCGATCAGGCCATCCGCTTCGGCGGCGAGGAGTTCGTCGTCCTGCTGGCTGGCACTCCCCGAGGCGCCGCCGATGTCTGCGAGAGGTTGCGCACGGCCGTTGAACAATGGAACTGGTCGGAGATCTGCAACGGACTGCGCGTCACGATCAGCATCGGTGTGGCCGGCACGCTGTCGGCCAATTCTCCGACCGAGATTTTAGCGAGCGCCGACCAGAATCTCTACACGGCGAAAAAGACCGGCCGCAATCGCGTTGTTGCCTAA